One region of Streptomyces capillispiralis genomic DNA includes:
- a CDS encoding 3' terminal RNA ribose 2'-O-methyltransferase Hen1: protein MFLTISTTGSAERPATDLGFLLHKHPEKAQAFSISYGTAHVLYPEADAERCTAALLLEVDAVALVRRGKGKGRGGAPDAALAQYVNDRPYAASSLLAVAIGGVFSSAVRGQCHARPELPGQPRPLRVEVPALPARGGPGLVHRLFEPLGWTVTAEPVPLDTEFPQWGDSRYVRLVLAADTLTVAQALRHLYVLLPVLDDAKHYWVAPDEVDKLLRAGEGWLPGHPEQDLITHRYLSRRWSLTRQAREALELVRLAEADDSDVADIDNAVEAETETEEKPAPLAVQRRDAITAALRAHGAARVLDLGCGQGQLVQHLLKDPAFTEIVGVDVSMRALTIASRRLKLDRMGERQAARVRLLQGSLAYSDMRLKGYDAAVLSEVIEHLDLPRLPALEHAVFAAARPRTVLVTTPNVEYNVRWESLPAGHVRHGDHRFEWTREEFRAWARRVGERHGYTVEFQPVGPDDPEVGPPTQMAVFTTTTVKEAKAA, encoded by the coding sequence GTGTTCCTGACGATCAGTACCACCGGCTCCGCCGAGCGCCCGGCGACCGACCTCGGTTTCCTGCTGCACAAGCATCCCGAGAAGGCGCAGGCGTTCTCCATCTCCTACGGCACGGCCCACGTCCTCTACCCCGAGGCGGACGCCGAGCGCTGCACGGCGGCGCTGCTGCTGGAGGTGGACGCGGTGGCACTGGTCCGGCGCGGCAAGGGCAAGGGCCGCGGCGGCGCCCCCGACGCGGCACTCGCCCAGTACGTCAACGACCGCCCCTACGCCGCCTCCTCCCTGCTCGCCGTCGCGATCGGCGGTGTCTTCTCCAGCGCCGTGCGCGGCCAGTGCCACGCCCGCCCGGAACTCCCCGGGCAGCCGCGCCCCCTGCGCGTCGAGGTGCCCGCGCTGCCCGCCCGCGGCGGCCCCGGACTCGTCCACCGGCTCTTCGAGCCGCTCGGCTGGACCGTCACCGCCGAACCGGTGCCGCTCGACACCGAGTTCCCCCAGTGGGGCGACTCCCGGTACGTACGCCTGGTCCTGGCCGCGGACACGCTCACCGTCGCCCAGGCCCTGCGCCACCTCTACGTCCTGCTCCCCGTCCTCGACGACGCCAAGCACTACTGGGTCGCCCCCGACGAGGTCGACAAGCTGCTGCGCGCCGGTGAGGGGTGGCTGCCCGGACACCCGGAGCAGGACCTGATCACCCACCGCTACCTCTCCCGACGCTGGTCGCTGACCCGGCAGGCGAGGGAGGCGCTGGAGCTGGTCCGGCTGGCCGAGGCGGACGACAGCGACGTCGCGGACATCGACAACGCCGTCGAGGCGGAGACGGAGACCGAGGAGAAGCCCGCCCCGCTCGCCGTACAGCGACGGGACGCGATCACCGCCGCGCTCCGCGCCCACGGCGCCGCCCGGGTGCTCGACCTCGGCTGCGGCCAGGGACAACTGGTGCAGCACCTGCTCAAGGACCCCGCCTTCACCGAGATCGTCGGCGTCGACGTGTCGATGCGGGCGCTCACCATCGCCTCCCGGCGGCTGAAGCTGGACCGCATGGGGGAGCGGCAGGCGGCGCGCGTGCGGCTCCTCCAGGGCTCGCTGGCGTACTCCGACATGCGGCTCAAGGGGTACGACGCCGCCGTGCTCAGCGAGGTGATCGAACACCTCGACCTGCCCCGGCTGCCCGCCCTGGAGCACGCGGTGTTCGCCGCGGCCCGCCCCCGCACGGTCCTCGTGACCACCCCCAACGTCGAGTACAACGTGCGCTGGGAGAGCCTGCCGGCCGGCCACGTCCGGCACGGCGACCACCGCTTCGAGTGGACCCGCGAGGAGTTCCGCGCCTGGGCCCGCCGGGTCGGCGAACGGCACGGCTACACCGTGGAGTTCCAGCCGGTGGGCCCGGACGACCCCGAGGTCGGACCGCCCACCCAGATGGCCGTGTTCACCACCACCACCGTGAAGGAGGCGAAAGCCGCATGA
- a CDS encoding LLM class F420-dependent oxidoreductase — protein sequence MDLRIFTEPQQGATYDTLLTVAKATEDLGFDAFFRSDHYLAMGSADGLPGPTDAWITLAGLARETRRIRLGTLMTAGTFRLPGVLAIQVAQVDQMSGGRVELGLGAGWFEEEHTAYGIPFPKEKFARLEEQLEIVTGLWATEPGKTFDHHGTHYDLTRSPALPKPVQPKVPVLIGGHGARRTPRLAARFADEFNMPFASVEDTARQFGRVRAAAQEAGRDPGDLVYSNALVVCVGKDDQEVARRAAAIGREAEELRANGLAGSPAEVVDKIGRYAETGSSRIYLQVLDLSDLDHLELISSQVQSQLP from the coding sequence ATGGATCTTCGCATCTTCACCGAGCCCCAGCAGGGGGCCACCTACGACACCTTGCTCACCGTCGCCAAGGCCACCGAGGACCTCGGCTTCGACGCCTTCTTCCGCTCCGACCACTACCTCGCCATGGGCTCCGCGGACGGCCTGCCCGGCCCCACCGACGCCTGGATCACCCTCGCCGGCCTCGCCCGCGAGACCCGGCGCATCCGGCTCGGCACCCTGATGACCGCCGGCACCTTCCGCCTCCCCGGCGTCCTCGCCATCCAGGTCGCCCAGGTCGACCAGATGTCCGGCGGCCGCGTCGAACTCGGCCTGGGCGCCGGCTGGTTCGAGGAGGAGCACACGGCGTACGGCATCCCCTTCCCGAAGGAGAAGTTCGCCCGCCTCGAGGAACAGCTGGAGATCGTCACCGGACTGTGGGCCACCGAGCCCGGCAAGACCTTCGACCACCACGGCACCCACTACGACCTCACCAGGTCGCCCGCGCTCCCCAAGCCGGTCCAGCCCAAGGTGCCGGTCCTCATCGGCGGCCACGGCGCGCGTCGCACCCCGCGCCTCGCCGCGCGGTTCGCCGACGAGTTCAACATGCCCTTCGCCTCCGTCGAGGACACCGCGCGGCAGTTCGGCCGGGTCCGCGCCGCCGCCCAGGAAGCCGGCCGCGACCCCGGCGACCTCGTCTACTCCAACGCCCTCGTCGTCTGCGTCGGCAAGGACGACCAGGAGGTCGCCCGCCGCGCCGCCGCGATCGGCCGCGAGGCCGAGGAGCTCAGGGCCAACGGCCTGGCGGGCTCGCCCGCCGAGGTCGTCGACAAGATCGGCCGCTACGCGGAGACCGGCTCCAGCCGCATCTACCTCCAGGTCCTGGACCTGTCCGACCTCGACCACCTGGAACTGATCTCCTCCCAGGTCCAGTCCCAGCTGCCGTAA
- a CDS encoding DUF6099 family protein, protein MDAVRLIVTSRRALAASGAVPEMLTEVWQAQALAQAIGSRLAVVGPPELRGEALGLTELAGRGCGVLDTPPLGPGELRAAQLTELGEARQSLMYLGGLLGEVGIALVAIASAVDEESTYWQCMEAIDAADESRDRVLEMLRKLADRDQGLPEREAG, encoded by the coding sequence ATGGACGCCGTGCGGCTCATCGTGACGAGCAGGCGGGCCCTGGCCGCGAGCGGCGCGGTGCCGGAGATGCTGACCGAGGTGTGGCAGGCCCAGGCCCTGGCACAGGCGATCGGCAGCCGCCTCGCGGTCGTCGGCCCACCCGAACTGCGCGGCGAGGCTCTGGGGCTGACCGAGCTGGCGGGCCGCGGCTGCGGCGTCCTGGACACCCCGCCGCTCGGCCCGGGGGAGCTGCGGGCGGCCCAGCTCACCGAGCTGGGCGAGGCCCGCCAGTCCCTGATGTACCTCGGCGGCCTGCTCGGCGAGGTCGGCATCGCCCTGGTCGCCATCGCCAGCGCCGTGGACGAGGAGTCGACGTACTGGCAGTGCATGGAGGCCATCGACGCGGCCGACGAGTCCCGCGACCGCGTCCTGGAGATGCTCCGCAAACTGGCCGACCGCGACCAGGGCTTACCGGAGCGGGAGGCCGGTTGA